The following coding sequences lie in one Fusarium poae strain DAOMC 252244 chromosome 1, whole genome shotgun sequence genomic window:
- a CDS encoding hypothetical protein (SECRETED:SignalP(1-22)~TransMembrane:9 (n8-16c22/23o315-338i821-842o854-877i898-922o934-957i964-982o994-1012i1024-1041o1053-1073i)~BUSCO:3126at5125), producing MAPTLRSLLIGAVAFWPGIAMASQNATYSQADQLRAQLALMGDRPDGCPPCFNCLLPAHTCAQYAGCNEFNGKCACPEGFGGDDCLEPLCGSLPKGKDRPMRSGSTCECDEGWTGINCNVCTDNKACNALMEKGEGGVCYQNGEVVNHNYQICDVTNQKITSLLGKQRPEVTFTCKQEDQTCDFQFWVDAVESFYCHLSECDSSADWEETKNTTSYKCNKISCSCIPDRMLCGKDGSIDLTDFLDQSIQGPGRFECTQKHGGTHDCAFKEPEMDALILALIGDSSIFLDCHAGECLYETEVPGWKRPVKKINTPLIAGVIAGCSLFLVAVIILTWYLSRRKLNYGAIRLEDSDDESTKLMADHKPASLYFDDVAYNLNGKQILTGIRGICKPGEVTAIMGASGAGKTTFLDILARKNKRGQVHGNFYVNGEKVDDSDYKNVVGFVDQEDTMLPTLTVHETILTSALLRLPRDMGRAAKEQRVLEVEKELGIHHIRDSLIGSEEGKGRGISGGEKRRVGIACELVTSPSILFLDEPTSGLDAYNAYNVIECLVTLAKTYQRTVIFTIHQPRSNIVALFDRLVLLARGRTVYSGPFNQCQSYFDEIGYECPPGFNIADYLVDLTMHAGSTQSIDDGTVGLDNSSVGPSSTRAIKSVASISGTTSGDDDASSSRPKNHRKHSVKVRQERQLFTRRKTVDTAASSDAGGEDNGAYRLHQNPVDSLAAPLLEDPHDLPPAAATGTDLDIMTQSFIHSEIARSTHEEIQQAIHTAENANGTNSNGYTTEGPNIHVSAVGKGYARVGYLRQFIILSQRTWKNLYRNPMLMLTHYAIAIVLAVFSGYLFYGLTDDIPGFQNRLGLFFFLLALFGFSTLTSLNVFATERLLFVRERANGYYAPATYFAAKVLFDIIPLRIIPPILMGSIIYPMTGLVADSTHFFNFILVLVLFNMAAAAVCLFIGIVCKDGSVANLIGSLVMLFSLLFAGFLLNHKATPKGALWLQTLSIFHYGFESLIVNEVLHLTLVDSKYGLDITVPGAAILSSFGFNNDAMWPDIRNLGIFAAVFIVLSYAAMHILLVERR from the exons ATGGCTCCTACATTAAGGAGCCTCCTAATAGGTGCTGTGGCCTTTTGGCCTGGCATCGCGATGGCCTCACAAAACGCAACGTATTCGCAGGCCGATCAACTACGCGCACAGTTAGCTCTGATGGGCGATCGTCCAGACGGCTGTCCTCCATG CTTTAATTGTCTCCTCCCAGCACATACTTGTGCGCAATACGCCGGCTGCAACGAGTTTAATGGGAAATGCGCCTGTCCTGAGGGATTTGGCGGTGACGATTGTCTCGAGCCAC TATGCGGCTCACTCCCCAAAGGAAAGGATCGCCCAATGCGTTCCGGCTCAACATGCGAATGCGACGAGGGTTGGACCGGCATTAACTGCAATGTCTGTACAGACAACAAAGCCTGCAACGCTCTTATGGAGAAAGGTGAAGGCGGCGTATGTTACCAAAACGGAGAAGTCGTAAACCATAACTACCAGATTTGCGATGTCACGAACCAGAAGATTACATCCTTGCTTGGCAAACAGCGCCCCGAGGTCACGTTTACCTGCAAACAAGAAGACCAGACCTGCGACTTTCAAT TTTGGGTTGATGCCGTCGAGTCTTTCTACTGTCACCTTTCCGAATGTGACTCGTCCGCCGATTGGGAGGAGACCAAGAACACCACTTCCTACAAATGCAACAAGATCAGCTGCAGCTGTATTCCTGACAGGATGCTGTGTGGTAAGGATGGATCGATTGATCTTACCGACTTCCTCGATCAGTCTATTCAAGGCCCGGGTCGGTTTGAGTGTACTCAGAAACACGGTGGCACCCACGACTGCGCCTTCAAAGAACCTGAGATGGATGCGTTGATTCTCGCATTGATCGGCGATTCCAGCATCTTCCTCGACTGTCATGCTGGCGAGTGCCTCTACGAGACAGAGGTGCCAGGATGGAAGCGACCAGTGAAAAAGATTAACACACCCCTTATTGCTGGCGTCATCGCCGGTTGCTCGCTGTTTCTGGTTGCTGTCATCATCCTGACATGGTATCTGTCGAGGCGAAAGTTGAACTATGGGGCGATTCGCTTGGAGGACTCCGACGACGAGAGCACTAAATTGATGGCGGATCACAAGCCCGCGTCACTTTATTTCGACGACGTCGCTTACAATCTCAATGGTAAACAGATTCTCACAGGAATTCGTGGTATTTGCAAACCAGGAGAAGTAACTGCCATTATGGGTGCTTCTGGAGCAGGAAAGACAACATTCCTCGACATACTAGCCCGAAAGAATAAGCGCGGACAGGTTCATGGTAATTTCTACGTCAATGGAGAAAAGGTCGACGATAGCGACTACAAGAATGTTGTTGGATTCGTGGATCAGGAGGATACCATGCTCCCTACTCTTACCGTTCATGAGACGATTCTTACCAGTGCCCTACTTCGACTTCCCCGCGACATGGGACGTGCTGCCAAGGAGCAACGAGTACTCGAGGTCGAGAAGGAACTTGGCATTCACCACATTCGTGATTCCCTTATCGGTTCTGAAGAAGGTAAGGGCCGTGGTATCTCGGGTGGCGAGAAGAGACGTGTTGGAATTGCCTGCGAACTGGTGACCAGCCCCTCGATCTTGTTCCTGGATGAACCCACCAGTGGCCTCGATGCCTACAACGCCTACAACGTTATTGAGTGTCTCGTGACCCTCGCGAAGACCTACCAGCGTACTGTCATTTTCACAATTCACCAGCCGCGCTCCAATATTGTTGCTCTTTTCGACAGACTGGTGCTGTTGGCGCGAGGACGAACTGTTTATTCAGGCCCCTTTAACCAATGTCAGAGCTACTTTGACGAAATCGGCTATGAATGTCCTCCTGGATTCAATATCGCAGATTATCTTGTCGATCTTACCATGCATGCTGGTAGTACCCAGTCGATTGACGATGGAACTGTCGGCCTCGACAACAGTAGTGTTGGCCCCAGCAGCACTCGTGCAATCAAGTCTGTCGCAAGCATTTCTGGTACCACCTCTGGAGATGACGATGCTAGCTCGAGCAGACCCAAGAATCACCGTAAACATTCTGTCAAGGTTCGCCAGGAGCGTCAGCTGTTTACTCGCAGAAAGACTGTCGATACTGCAGCATCCTCAGATGCTGGTGGCGAGGATAATGGCGCCTATCGACTTCATCAAAACCCTGTTGACTCTCTAGCTGCCCCTCTTCTTGAGGACCCTCATGATCTGCCTCCAGCAGCTGCCACTGGAACCGATCTCGACATCATGACTCAGTCATTTATTCACTCAGAGATCGCCCGCTCAACCCATGAAGAGATCCAGCAAGCCATCCACACCGCAGAGAACGCCAACGGCACCAATTCAAATGGCTATACCACCGAGGGGCCGAACATTCATGTCAGTGCCGTAGGAAAAGGATATGCTCGTGTCGGATACCTGCGCCAGTTCATCATTCTGTCCCAGAGGACATGGAAAAACCTGTACCGAAATCCAATGCTCATGCTCACCCACTACGCTATTGCCATCGTCTTGGCTGTTTTCTCGGGTTATCTCTTCTATGGACTCACTGATGATATCCCTGGCTTTCAAAACCGACTTggtctcttctttttcttactcGCGCTCTTTGGGTTCAGCACCCTCACGAGTCTCAATGTTTTCGCTACCGAACGTCTCCTTTTTGTTCGGGAGCGTGCTAATGGCTATTATGCACCCGCCACATACTTTGCGGCCAAGGTACTTTTCGATATTATTCCACTTCGGATCATCCCCCCAATCCTCATGGGCTCCATCATATATCCCATGACAGGACTGGTGGCCGACTCGACGCATTTCTTCAACTTCATCCTCGTGCTAGTATTGTTCAATATGGCCGCAGCCGCCGTGTGCCTGTTCATCGGCATTGTTTGTAAGGATGGCAGTGTGGCAAACCTGATTGGCAGTCTTGTCATGCTCTTCAGTCTTCTTTTTGCCGGTTTCCTGCTCAACCACAAGGCCACTCCAAAGGGCGCGCTCTGGCTCCAGACGCTATCCATATTCCACTACGGCTTTGAATCACTTATTGTTAACGAGGTTCTCCATCTTACACTTGTGGACAGCAAGTACGGCCTCGACATTACTGTCCCCGGCGCAGCGATCCTTAGCTCTTTCGGGTTCAACAATGACGCCATGTGGCCTGACATTAGAAACCTGGGAATATTCGCTGCTGTATTCATCGTCTTGTCTTATGCTGCCATGCACATTCTGCTTGTTGAGAGACGATAG
- a CDS encoding hypothetical protein (BUSCO:40059at5125), with product MSFGLATSGSRVAARQLLTASRAFSTSAATLEQVPPESPSYIRLPTPPQSDEKKLPRVRGHLPVPREVFPRVGGESKVGLNYLNKTTPPPVSYRKPINDSQVWRKKMAITRRGNLGDGLKELWRRRNERLELHNERVSRKFEENHEAVKAPERADDALTRSTVLKDVLDTKTRVDPERFERAEQSRANNERTLSAKREARRDALMELYINASKFIVSESELKTEIDTIFAEDFFHKQGFDVGRYGSAENTWDVWGKPTSINDMLETTTGVSTKIMDFYETEYDRSVKRQKRIAEEFTGGKME from the coding sequence ATGTCTTTTGGTCTCGCAACTTCCGGCTCAAGGGTGGCTGCCCGCCAGCTCCTCACAGCTTCAAGAGCCTTTTCGACTTCGGCTGCTACTCTCGAACAAGTCCCTCCAGAGTCCCCATCATACATTCGTTTGCCCACACCACCCCAGTCCGACGAAAAGAAGCTTCCTCGTGTCAGAGGTCATCTCCCAGTGCCTCGCGAGGTTTTCCCTCGCGTTGGGGGCGAAAGCAAGGTTGGGCTCAACTATCTCAATAAGACCACTCCACCACCAGTTTCATATCGAAAGCCCATAAACGATAGTCAAGTATGGAGGAAAAAAATGGCAATAACCCGTCGAGGTAATCTTGGTGATGGTCTGAAAGAGCTTTGGCGGCGACGAAATGAACGCCTAGAGTTGCACAACGAGCGTGTGAGCCGCAAGTTTGAGGAGAACCACGAGGCTGTCAAGGCACCCGAACGAGCAGACGACGCCCTCACCCGGAGCACAGTGTTGAAAGATGTGCTAGATACCAAAACACGTGTCGATCCTGAGCGTTTCGAACGTGCAGAGCAGAGCCGTGCCAATAATGAACGAACTCTGTCAGCAAAACGCGAGGCTCGCCGAGATGCTTTGATGGAGCTCTACATCAATGCGTCCAAGTTCATCGTCAGTGAGAGTGAGCTCAAGACTGAGATTGACACAATTTTCGCCGAGGACTTCTTCCACAAGCAAGGATTCGATGTTGGTCGATATGGCTCCGCCGAAAACACATGGGACGTGTGGGGCAAGCCAACCTCAATCAACGACATGTTGGAAACTACGACGGGTGTGTCTACGAAGATTATGGACTTTTACGAAACCGAGTATGATCGCTCGGTGAAGCGACAGAAGAGAATTGCCGAGGAGTTTACTGGTGGCAAGATGGAGTAA